The segment GAAGGccccaagtccaagtccaggccaaGCGAGGATTCTGAGCCGCTCATATAGGAATCAGATGGGAAAGGGCTGCCGTTGTCGAGGGACATCTCACTGTTGAAGATTAAGGCTCTCTGCCCGTCTACCTGCCCAATGCCAATTACTGAGCACTCCGAGGAGGTGTGCGATGTGGCGGACAGGGAAACAGATGACCCAGCAGTCTTGTCAAATGTGGATATTTCTTGGAAGCACCCTGCCGTGCAGCTGACTGACATTGACCTCTGAGCGGGGCCTTCCTCCAGGTGGAGCCTGGGGGGCTTTGGGGGAGCTTGCTCTTGCTCTTGGCTTTCGTGGACATTGCTGAAGACAGGGAGGGAAACAGCATTCTTCAGCAGCGTGGGGTACACACCGTCCCCATTGTTAAATGCCCGCTCATAGGCGTACTCATCACTCAGTCCTTGCTCTGTGCTCTTAGAAGTCGGCCGCCCGTTGACGTGGGGAAGGAGGTCGTACTTGCCCTGCAAGAAGGAGATGTCTCCGAACATGTCACCCTCGCCGCCTCTCCCGATGTGGGCGCTGTGACGAAAGTCACCCAGGGGAGGGCTGATCATGTCACCGGACAGAACGTCGCGGAGCTTCGGCTTCTTGCCCCgtttgggggttgatgtcttTAGATACATGGGAGTTTTTGCAGGCATATTGCAGCAGAAGGTGATCCTCACAAACTGAGAACAGACCCGGGTTTCAGTCCTGTATCGGCTCCTGACTGATTACGGTCTTCAGATCCACCTCTCAATTTAAAAGCACCTTCACTGGCCTCGGCTATGCCTCGTGTGAAATGGCAACCATCAAGACAAGTCAACTCTGCTCACTTcgcagcctgaaaacacacaagCAAGGTAAATTTTTAATGTTAATTAAAGAACTCCCACCCAAAGAGTTGGGTACATTCCCCCCACTTACGTAGCAAATGTTATTCAGATTTCACAtcaaatttgtgtttttttttcatttcgaACCTGCCTATACAGATTTCAACATCCATGAAACCTCAATGTGTTAAAAGTGAACAGCGATGCACAGCTTTAATTAGAGATTCTGCAcactaacaggcccttctgcccatcaagcCTATGCTATCCAATTAAAAAACGGGGCTAAATAACATCCAcgccaggatcaccagactcaaaaacaacacacactgaatgctgaacgaggccaggcagcatcaatgaaaaagagTCGACGCTTTGGCTGAAAAGTCAATTCcttattcaattccatggatgctgtcaaacctgctgagttcctccagcattttgtgagtgttgcctggatttccagcaaccgcagattttctcctgtttagacGGATCGACATCTCCGCCCACTAACTCCTCCACTACTTTGCTATTTCctggcatcactttatggacgtacAATCACTCTATATATACAGTGCCTGTTAAAAGTATTCACCCAGCACCCCCCTCCACCTCTGCTTGGAAGGTTTTGTGTCTTATTGTTTCgtgacattgaatcacagtgcatttaatttggcttttttgacactgatcaacagaaaaagactctttcgtgacGGGTGacccccggccattatcaatacccttcagagattgtctgcctggcgtcagtggtcacataaccaggacttgtgtatTCTCCAcctgcttcacatgaccctgatcagggtggggggctaagcaggtgctaaaccttgccccaagggtgacctgccagCTAGCGGGGGGTAAgagtgctttacacctcctttggtcgaGACGTATTGTAGGTGGAGTTATATGCGGATTCAgatgtataagtaagaggggcgGGCGCAATAAGCcatagcttcagcctacaccctttcggtcagttttaaagaatatctatgttttttgttgtaattttgtcctatgaaatcatcgttgtaaatggtgctttttgttatgtttgtactgaccgaaataaattaatttcattcattcattcaagatTTATTTATCAAAGCCAGGATGAGTCAGAATCACTGACGTGCAGAACTGAACAGAACTCTCAGGCACAGATATACTGCTGgtgcctaagactcttgcacagcACTGTAATAATACTGTGTATTACACTATACTGTtgctgctgcagcaaaaaagatcaaatttcatgacatatgagagtgatgataaacctgattctgatctgggtctctattgtggactgagagtgggaagggggcagggagagggggatcatggttgggaaaaggggaagggagaggggagggagcaggaagcaccagagagacattctgtaatgatcaataaaccaattgtttagattCAAATGACcttccctggtgtctcagggctgggtgtgtctgtacctatGCCATCCttcgcccctggcactccttctctgccacctgtcccacagcccTCCCACGGGGCTCcatcttcaccattcccaacaccctttgctcccaccagatttataaactggctctccgctccacgttgacaagtaCTGTACGGTACAAAAGTCTCAGGCTCCTGAGCTTTGCATATGTGCACagtacatatacattgaaacataaagaGGAATGCGTCGTTTGCCTTGACAGCTGACACACACGGGGATGTGCTGAGGGACGCCCACACCTCCAGCGTCAATGTAGCGCACCCACGTtgtccagcagaacaacacaagcttATCCAAGTAAGACCCTGTCGTGACGTTTTCGAAAGCAACATATTTCAAACACATGCataattatataaaaaaaaacctaaTTTCACCAGCTGAAACTAACACGCAACTATTTACATATTAGCTGTCGCTTCtcagagggagggggatgggctGGACTCCCTTCTTGTGAGACTGGGGAAGATGGAAGGAAAAGACAGCAgggcaagggagggagggagggagattgccCACATTACCCTCACCAACTTGGCACCCAGCActtggtgaggggtgtggggggcAGCAAgtcactcaaagttcaaagtacgtttattatcaaactatgtgcACGTTATGCAACCCCTGGGtttgtctcctcacaggcagccacgaaacaaagacacCTCGAAAGAACTCAGTGAGAAAAAGGAGAGTGCAACAGTCAATGTGCAAAGAGGAAAAGAGAGAAACAAATCgtgtaaacaataaaaataagcaaatcgcctcagaactgaagttttactAAAGATGGCATCACTGCAGACagagcaggccgcagcctcagttcagcgcgcTACTGAGTGAGCGTCGCAGAGCAGCAAGTGGAATCGAACTTGGCCTGAATCACGCCGTCCCGATTCatcctgtacccgacctttccaattcgGCTTGGCACCTAACATCGGAACGTTCCTGGCTCTCGGGGATGCCACAGCTCTGCCTTAACTCTGCTTCGACAATGCATCGAGCAGGCCTTCCCTTCACCACCGCTCACCTACACTTTCCTGGTCCGTGTCTCGCCTGCGCCTCTGTCCCCACCACCGCTCACCTACACTTTCCTGGTCCGTGTCTCGCCTGCGCCTCTGTCCCCACCACCGCCACCGCCCGCCTCACCACTGTCAGCGTTGATCATTATTAATAAGCTGTTTTGTCTGTTTCTGCCATTAAGCAGTCACTGGGCATCGCTAGCGTCAGAGTAAACCGGAATCCCTTGGCCAAAATGAAACAGGGTGGAACAAGGAGCGATAATTGACTGAAACAGTTACCTGAGGCACTGGTAGCCCTCTGATCATCTCCCCGCAACCATTACTGTCCCCTCCCCACATCTTGCTCCATCTCTCTCCTTCATGCATCTACCATCCTGCTGCAGGTTCTCctgtccttccccctccccttctgttACCACTCCCTGTCACCCTTTAACCCTTCTCAGTCCACCAGTCCCCACGGGCTCCTGTCTCAACTTgcaacatagaaacctacagcacaatacaggcccttcggcccacaatgttgtgctgaccatgtaacctactctagaaactgactagaatttccctactgcatagccctctatttttctaagctccatctaagaatctcttaaaagaccctgttgtatccgcctccaccaccatcgctggcagtacattccaggcatccaccaccctctgtgtaaaaagcttaccctcacatccccttaacctacccccctcaccttcaatgcatgccctctggtattagacatttcaaccctgggaaacagatactccctgcctactctatctatgcctctcataacctcataaacctctatcagcCTCCAACGCTCCTGAGAAAATAGCCCAACAGCCTCTCATGGAAGAACGttccctctaaaccagacagcaccctggtgaacctcttccgctccctctccaaagcctcaacatccttcctatcgtGGGGCGGTCAgaactgtttgcaatactccagatCCGGCCTGACCAGAGTTTAATGAacttgcaacataacctctcgacttttgaactcaatgccttgactaataaaagcaagcattccataagccttctcaaCCCTCTTATCGACCTGTgcggccactttcagggagcgatgaacttggatcccaagatctctctgctcagcaacgcTGTTCAGCTCTTGCCCTGCCgagatgcaacacctcacatttatctgggttaagctccatctgccatttctctgccagcCATCGATATCGCACTGTGTTCTTTGCCAGTCTCCTACACTCTCCATAACTCCGTCAgttttggtatcatctgcaaacttgccaacccaccaatctacattttcatccaggccgTCACAAGTAGCAGTGATCTCAGCAGAATACCACTAATTACACACCTCCAGCTCGAAAacgtcccttcaaccactaccatcCGTCTCCTATGCACAAACCAGTTCTGCATCCCAACAGCCAATTTGTCGCGGACTCCATGGACCTTAACCTTCTGGATTATCCTCCCATGAGCCTCtaggccatatatgtcaaacttaaggcctgcgggccaaatccggcccgcggtggaattatctttggcccgcgagataatatctaattactataaagctggccccagtaatcgaagcgcctatggcgtatgatatggctaatgctgagtttattcaggtaccaggttttcagggtttttagtgtttattcggcagtcttgctcggcagtcttcttcataagaaacggaatttgtaaagtgaaacactttgtagttatagcagagactgagacacatgagagcaggctgaaaaaacggaggcaacgaaagctgcgttcgcacgcgtccgactgat is part of the Hemitrygon akajei chromosome 25, sHemAka1.3, whole genome shotgun sequence genome and harbors:
- the LOC140716554 gene encoding cdc42 effector protein 2, whose translation is MPAKTPMYLKTSTPKRGKKPKLRDVLSGDMISPPLGDFRHSAHIGRGGEGDMFGDISFLQGKYDLLPHVNGRPTSKSTEQGLSDEYAYERAFNNGDGVYPTLLKNAVSLPVFSNVHESQEQEQAPPKPPRLHLEEGPAQRSMSVSCTAGCFQEISTFDKTAGSSVSLSATSHTSSECSVIGIGQVDGQRALIFNSEMSLDNGSPFPSDSYMSGSESSLGLDLDLGPSILDDVLRIMDGYKLH